Proteins encoded in a region of the Halodesulfovibrio marinisediminis DSM 17456 genome:
- a CDS encoding KAP family P-loop NTPase fold protein, with product MRLFPPEPVIGPRDGFNGHDIFGYAKFGEQLKDFYAKFDDPLVGVLDAPWGSGKSTFIKMWCGHMRNAGYPVIEFDAFKNDYTNDAFMALVGEVFAKAEEYCNAVKESEESVLPEELKSRLVEKGNKFYQAARKRGVNFLKITGNGIAKKLAGKVIGDEEFAQLKEEFGEFSAELIKDGVENGGKEIGTAISDLIDSKFAIRSEEKRAFEDFSEQLSEIAKQLSMAALRLGSVSVDSLDPNDTKRPLIFVIDELDRCKPTFALELLEKIKHFFSVPNVHFLLVTNLDQLSKVVKCEYGSEIDGATYLQKFYDVVFSLPNGNQAYQKEFYETFCNYVIDTCDSTVPGNWFTPVVLSKQLSLRSIIKAHAYSAGFIGRGHGVALSSKLVYIGLGFMKVISPEVFAKALEGSLELVDIHSFFDSEERSIDRMKSIFTYLIGELPVEHELRQALDNDFFYYDCPSVEMFAQNMNQLRITA from the coding sequence ATGCGTCTTTTTCCACCAGAGCCGGTTATTGGTCCAAGAGATGGTTTTAATGGGCACGATATTTTTGGGTATGCAAAATTTGGTGAGCAGCTGAAAGATTTTTATGCGAAGTTTGATGACCCACTTGTTGGTGTGCTCGATGCTCCATGGGGGAGTGGTAAGAGTACCTTCATTAAAATGTGGTGCGGGCACATGCGCAATGCTGGGTATCCGGTAATTGAGTTTGATGCGTTTAAGAATGATTATACAAATGATGCTTTTATGGCACTGGTAGGAGAAGTTTTTGCCAAGGCAGAAGAGTATTGTAACGCAGTGAAAGAAAGCGAAGAGTCAGTTCTTCCTGAAGAGCTTAAAAGCCGTCTCGTTGAGAAGGGAAATAAGTTTTATCAAGCTGCCCGCAAACGTGGAGTTAATTTTTTAAAGATTACGGGTAATGGTATTGCCAAAAAACTTGCTGGGAAGGTGATTGGTGATGAAGAATTCGCCCAGTTGAAAGAAGAGTTTGGTGAGTTCTCAGCAGAATTGATTAAAGATGGTGTCGAAAACGGCGGCAAAGAAATTGGAACGGCGATATCAGATTTGATTGACTCAAAATTTGCCATAAGGAGTGAAGAGAAAAGAGCGTTTGAAGATTTTTCAGAACAACTGTCTGAAATCGCAAAACAACTATCCATGGCTGCCTTACGGCTCGGTTCAGTTAGTGTCGACAGTTTAGACCCCAATGATACAAAACGCCCACTTATTTTTGTTATTGATGAACTAGATCGCTGTAAGCCTACTTTTGCATTAGAGTTACTTGAAAAGATTAAACACTTCTTTTCTGTACCTAATGTTCATTTTTTACTTGTAACCAACCTTGACCAACTAAGTAAGGTTGTAAAATGTGAGTATGGTTCAGAGATTGACGGGGCAACTTACCTTCAAAAGTTTTATGATGTTGTATTTAGTCTTCCGAATGGAAATCAAGCTTACCAAAAAGAGTTTTATGAAACTTTTTGTAACTATGTGATTGATACATGTGACAGCACAGTTCCAGGAAATTGGTTTACTCCAGTGGTGCTATCTAAGCAGCTCTCCTTGAGAAGTATCATAAAGGCACATGCGTATTCAGCTGGTTTTATAGGGAGAGGGCATGGAGTAGCTCTTAGTAGTAAGCTTGTTTATATTGGTTTGGGGTTTATGAAGGTTATATCTCCTGAAGTTTTTGCCAAAGCTCTTGAAGGAAGCTTGGAACTTGTTGATATTCATTCTTTCTTTGACTCTGAGGAACGAAGTATTGACAGAATGAAGAGTATTTTTACCTACTTAATTGGAGAACTTCCTGTTGAGCATGAGCTTCGCCAAGCATTGGATAATGACTTTTTCTATTATGACTGTCCATCTGTTGAGATGTTTGCTCAGAATATGAATCAATTAAGGATTACAGCATGA